A genome region from Arthrobacter sp. SLBN-100 includes the following:
- a CDS encoding single-stranded DNA-binding protein, with the protein MAGETTITVIGNLTNDPELRFTPSGSAVANFTIASTPRTFDRQSNEWKDGETLFLRAAVWREAAENVAESLTKGMRVIVTGRLKSRSYETKEGEKRTVIELEVDEIGPSLRYANAKVNRTQRSGGQGGQGGFGGGNSGGGFGGGNSGGNQGGNSGGGWGGGNQQAAQDDPWATPGVSNAGGWGNGPDSEPPF; encoded by the coding sequence ATGGCAGGCGAGACCACCATTACGGTCATCGGTAACCTCACCAATGACCCGGAATTGCGGTTCACACCGTCCGGTTCGGCAGTAGCGAACTTCACCATCGCTTCCACCCCCCGCACCTTTGATCGCCAGTCCAACGAGTGGAAGGACGGGGAAACCCTGTTCCTCCGCGCCGCTGTGTGGCGTGAAGCGGCCGAGAACGTCGCCGAGTCCCTCACTAAGGGCATGCGCGTGATCGTTACCGGGCGCCTGAAGAGCCGTTCCTACGAAACCAAAGAAGGCGAAAAGCGCACCGTTATCGAGCTTGAGGTCGACGAAATCGGCCCGAGCCTGCGCTACGCCAATGCCAAGGTCAACCGCACCCAGCGCTCCGGCGGCCAGGGTGGACAGGGCGGCTTTGGCGGCGGCAACAGCGGCGGTGGCTTCGGCGGCGGCAACTCTGGTGGAAACCAGGGCGGCAACTCCGGCGGAGGCTGGGGCGGCGGCAACCAGCAGGCTGCACAGGACGACCCCTGGGCTACGCCCGGTGTCTCCAATGCGGGCGGCTGGGGCAACGGCCCCGATTCCGAACCTCCCTTCTAA
- a CDS encoding Gfo/Idh/MocA family protein produces the protein MRTFHNPFHTPTPRQPVPKLKIAVVGAGYWGPNLARNLQASPDWDLVAICDLDIERARKLAATLGDIPVVESLDEMLDTFDVDTVAIATPARTHHGTVMTALRAGKHVLVEKPLADSRAHGLEMVAEARANGLVLMADHTYCYTPAVLKMQELVQAGSLGEILFVDSTRINLGLVQPDVDVFWDLAPHDLSILDFVLPGGLNPAEVSAFGADPLGTGRDCVGHLNFRLPNDATAHVHVNWLSPTKIRQMVIGGSLRTLVWDDLNPQQRLSVYDRGVSLDRQPKSAGEKASDAVSYRLGDTWSPALPEREALGQVVAELAFCIRNGQEARTGGESGLRVLSVLEAVSRSLSLDGQASPVEGTGAAEAAASGVELEGVR, from the coding sequence ATGAGGACATTCCACAATCCATTCCACACCCCTACCCCCCGGCAACCCGTCCCCAAACTCAAGATCGCCGTCGTGGGGGCCGGGTACTGGGGCCCGAACCTGGCGCGCAACCTGCAGGCAAGCCCCGACTGGGACCTGGTGGCGATCTGCGACCTGGATATTGAGCGGGCCCGCAAGTTGGCTGCCACACTGGGCGACATTCCAGTGGTCGAGTCGCTGGACGAGATGCTGGACACGTTTGATGTTGACACCGTGGCTATCGCGACGCCGGCACGCACCCACCACGGGACGGTCATGACGGCGCTGCGCGCCGGAAAGCACGTCCTGGTGGAGAAGCCGCTGGCAGACAGTCGGGCGCATGGACTGGAAATGGTGGCCGAAGCACGGGCAAACGGGTTGGTGCTGATGGCGGACCACACCTATTGCTACACACCGGCAGTGCTGAAGATGCAGGAACTGGTGCAGGCAGGGTCCCTGGGTGAAATCCTGTTTGTGGACTCCACCCGCATCAACCTGGGGCTCGTCCAGCCGGACGTTGATGTGTTCTGGGACCTGGCGCCGCACGACTTGTCCATCCTCGATTTCGTCCTCCCCGGCGGGCTGAACCCGGCCGAAGTCTCGGCTTTCGGCGCCGATCCGCTGGGAACCGGGCGGGACTGCGTGGGGCACCTGAACTTCCGGCTTCCCAATGATGCCACCGCCCACGTGCACGTGAACTGGCTCAGCCCCACCAAGATCCGGCAGATGGTGATCGGCGGATCCCTCCGCACCCTCGTGTGGGATGACCTGAACCCGCAGCAGCGGCTCAGCGTGTACGACCGGGGCGTCAGCCTGGACCGGCAGCCGAAGTCGGCCGGGGAGAAGGCATCCGACGCTGTGTCCTACCGGCTCGGGGACACCTGGTCGCCCGCCCTGCCGGAACGCGAGGCGCTGGGACAGGTGGTCGCCGAACTCGCCTTCTGCATCCGCAACGGCCAGGAGGCGCGGACCGGCGGCGAATCGGGCCTTCGGGTCCTTTCCGTCCTGGAGGCGGTGAGCCGCAGCCTCAGTCTGGACGGCCAGGCCTCCCCTGTTGAAGGTACCGGTGCAGCAGAGGCCGCAGCTTCCGGCGTCGAACTCGAGGGTGTGCGGTGA
- a CDS encoding acetyltransferase: MSELILIAASGLAREVLAMVRASGQYDVVGLLDDDKEMAGVTVDGAPVLGTIDDAVNYTHALILVCIGSGKSREAVVSRLTGMGLNEARYATAVDPSVHYPEGCRIGRGSILLRNVTMTASVTLGSHVVAMPSVTFTHDDDVADFATFAAGVSLGGGVRIGRAAYLGMNASVRERTSVGAYATVGMGAAVLSNVPDGETWVGVPAHEIERESFHFGGVR, encoded by the coding sequence ATGAGCGAGCTGATTTTGATTGCGGCGAGCGGCCTGGCCAGGGAAGTCCTGGCGATGGTGCGGGCCAGCGGACAGTACGACGTCGTGGGTTTGCTGGATGACGACAAGGAGATGGCCGGCGTAACGGTGGACGGTGCTCCGGTGCTTGGGACCATCGACGATGCCGTCAACTACACGCACGCGCTGATCCTGGTCTGCATCGGCTCGGGGAAGTCACGGGAAGCAGTGGTGTCGAGGCTTACGGGGATGGGACTTAATGAGGCGCGCTACGCCACGGCGGTGGACCCCTCCGTGCACTACCCGGAGGGCTGCCGGATCGGAAGGGGGAGCATCCTGCTGCGCAACGTCACCATGACTGCCTCGGTCACTCTCGGTTCGCACGTGGTGGCCATGCCGTCCGTGACATTCACGCACGACGACGACGTGGCGGACTTTGCCACGTTCGCTGCGGGAGTGTCCCTGGGCGGCGGAGTCCGGATCGGCAGGGCTGCTTACCTGGGTATGAACGCCAGCGTCCGTGAACGGACGTCGGTGGGTGCGTACGCGACGGTGGGCATGGGTGCCGCGGTGCTCAGCAATGTGCCCGACGGCGAGACCTGGGTGGGTGTACCGGCTCATGAAATTGAACGGGAAAGTTTCCATTTTGGGGGTGTGCGGTGA
- the rpsF gene encoding 30S ribosomal protein S6 yields the protein MRPYELMVIIDPEVEERTVEPSLQKFLNVITNDGGTIEKVDIWGRRRLAYEIKKKSEGIYAVVNFTAKPETAKELDRQLSLNETIMRTKITRPEEQKVVAE from the coding sequence ATGCGTCCTTACGAATTGATGGTAATCATCGACCCCGAGGTCGAAGAGCGTACCGTTGAGCCGTCGCTTCAGAAGTTCCTGAACGTCATCACCAACGATGGTGGAACCATCGAAAAGGTTGACATCTGGGGCCGTCGCCGGCTGGCTTACGAGATCAAGAAGAAGTCCGAAGGTATCTACGCCGTGGTGAACTTCACCGCCAAGCCGGAAACCGCCAAGGAACTTGACCGCCAGCTGTCTCTTAACGAGACCATCATGCGCACCAAGATCACCCGCCCCGAAGAGCAGAAGGTTGTTGCTGAGTAA
- a CDS encoding helix-turn-helix transcriptional regulator yields the protein MSLIGRSKELDRILSVIRGPKDAALTVTGPHGMGKSALLSEIPRLSDCRTVFLRASASESDWPLSGLTALLDGMDDPVLNRIADQLLHDASGSLDVPAVSIMLLNGLHQRSSSRTVVVIDDADQLDPSSQAVIGFLARRLTGTDLAVFISMREDSADSPFMSLPALQLHALSYNDTVRMLEAIPARQTATAAVHAVAAATQGNPLAAVELYSQLLDRQSEGKYALPVPLPSKGSFEAGFAAAVAGLTPASRQVLDLLSLSFRSDVATLEKVHGDVWSGVDELLVFGLVTRSGPYLGIRDQLLRGYVFAAMTPAVRTASHRALAEAATDSDPHARRWHLSFTALERQTPFGLLRYAVNLIRAGEVSFAVEYIERALTINPWEAETAARLTTVAELLFNRGEFVYARRYLDWARRVTRNPALILRLTGLSFEIEFMQGAAVRARMVLRLVKEFGQHDPAYSANLLAIGALHFAERWELKDAAALLRHAEEFRAAASSECLAVAERARLLIESIGGKSENLRRKNDSVGEAGLAGLLVHGRALSYAEHPGLAREAFAMVRNSAEPSQVNWRETAAFLAVDNEIRAGNVRTAVKLIEDLELQEPEMKYHRGMRCVFRVWRAHALGDEALARVYAADAQHFSGAESHHSITAQLAAIQGHFELMRGNLAESLAQLSRAAELGLEFENPTLLRCEGDLVEALVRLGRHREATQALFRLESRSVGLRSPWLMTAVARSRAMLADGDQSLQLFSQALEGRNAYDSLLERARTMLCYAERLGADGRAREARDAMLRAKVMFDEAGADAWAQRVDSLLLDERVEPSRPKGNPAMLMLADHERSLAQMVARGMRNKEIAATLYVSVRTVEVRLTAIYRKLGVESRAQLTALAASKDSTAREPYVLPVL from the coding sequence ATGTCATTGATAGGCAGAAGCAAGGAACTGGACAGGATCCTTTCTGTGATCCGGGGCCCCAAGGACGCGGCTCTCACGGTCACTGGTCCCCACGGCATGGGAAAATCGGCCCTGTTATCCGAAATCCCGCGGCTCTCGGATTGCCGGACTGTCTTCCTTCGGGCCAGCGCCTCGGAATCGGACTGGCCGTTGTCCGGACTGACTGCACTTTTGGACGGGATGGACGATCCGGTCCTCAACCGGATTGCCGATCAGCTCCTCCATGATGCTTCCGGTTCCCTGGATGTGCCTGCCGTTTCCATCATGCTGCTCAACGGACTGCACCAGCGCTCATCCTCACGGACCGTCGTCGTGATCGACGATGCGGACCAACTGGACCCCAGCAGCCAGGCGGTCATCGGCTTCCTCGCCCGGCGCTTGACGGGAACCGACCTCGCCGTCTTCATCAGCATGCGCGAAGACTCAGCGGACAGCCCTTTCATGAGCCTGCCCGCCCTGCAACTGCATGCACTCAGCTACAACGACACCGTCCGTATGCTTGAAGCAATTCCAGCGCGGCAAACAGCGACGGCAGCCGTCCATGCAGTTGCCGCAGCCACCCAGGGCAACCCGCTCGCCGCCGTCGAACTTTATTCTCAACTACTGGACCGGCAGTCGGAGGGAAAGTACGCCCTTCCCGTTCCCCTGCCCTCCAAGGGCAGCTTCGAGGCTGGGTTCGCGGCGGCCGTCGCTGGGCTCACTCCGGCATCGCGGCAGGTCCTGGACTTGCTGTCACTGTCGTTCCGGAGCGACGTCGCAACCCTTGAGAAGGTCCACGGCGACGTTTGGAGCGGGGTTGACGAGCTCCTGGTCTTCGGGCTGGTCACCCGGTCAGGGCCGTACCTGGGCATCAGGGACCAGCTGCTCCGTGGCTACGTCTTCGCTGCCATGACGCCGGCCGTACGGACTGCCAGCCACCGTGCCCTGGCAGAGGCGGCCACCGACTCAGACCCCCACGCGCGCAGGTGGCATCTGAGCTTCACGGCATTGGAGCGGCAGACCCCGTTTGGCCTCCTCCGCTACGCCGTTAACCTCATCAGGGCAGGGGAAGTGTCCTTCGCCGTCGAGTATATCGAGCGGGCACTCACCATCAATCCGTGGGAAGCGGAGACAGCGGCGCGCCTCACTACTGTGGCGGAGCTGCTGTTCAACCGAGGAGAATTTGTCTACGCCAGGCGCTACCTGGACTGGGCCCGGCGGGTCACCCGCAACCCGGCCCTGATACTCCGGCTGACCGGTCTCTCCTTTGAAATCGAGTTCATGCAGGGCGCTGCAGTGCGGGCCAGGATGGTGCTGCGGCTGGTCAAGGAGTTTGGACAGCATGACCCGGCGTATTCGGCCAACCTGCTGGCCATCGGTGCGCTGCACTTCGCAGAACGCTGGGAGCTCAAGGACGCCGCCGCACTTCTGCGCCATGCAGAGGAATTCCGCGCCGCGGCTTCCTCCGAGTGCCTGGCTGTGGCGGAGCGGGCCAGGCTTCTTATCGAATCGATCGGCGGGAAATCCGAAAACCTCCGGCGCAAGAATGATTCCGTTGGAGAGGCCGGATTGGCTGGCCTGCTGGTGCACGGCCGCGCCCTGAGCTACGCCGAGCATCCCGGCCTCGCCCGGGAGGCCTTCGCCATGGTGCGGAACTCCGCAGAACCAAGCCAGGTCAACTGGCGGGAAACCGCCGCATTCCTCGCCGTGGACAACGAGATCCGCGCCGGCAACGTCCGGACTGCGGTGAAGCTCATCGAAGATCTCGAACTCCAGGAACCGGAGATGAAATACCACCGCGGGATGCGGTGCGTCTTCCGCGTGTGGCGGGCGCACGCCCTGGGTGATGAAGCATTGGCACGGGTATATGCAGCAGACGCCCAGCACTTCTCGGGAGCGGAAAGCCACCACTCCATCACCGCCCAGCTCGCAGCCATCCAAGGCCACTTTGAACTGATGCGCGGCAACCTCGCGGAGTCGCTCGCCCAACTCTCACGTGCGGCCGAATTGGGTCTGGAGTTCGAGAACCCAACGCTGCTTCGGTGCGAGGGGGACCTCGTGGAGGCCCTGGTGCGGCTGGGCCGGCACCGGGAAGCCACCCAGGCGCTCTTCCGGCTGGAGAGCCGGTCCGTGGGGCTGCGGTCCCCCTGGCTCATGACGGCTGTTGCCCGGAGCCGGGCCATGTTGGCCGACGGGGATCAGTCACTCCAGCTTTTCAGTCAGGCACTGGAGGGCAGGAATGCCTACGATTCGCTGCTGGAACGAGCCAGGACCATGCTGTGCTACGCAGAGCGGCTGGGCGCCGATGGCCGGGCACGGGAGGCCCGCGACGCGATGCTGCGGGCAAAAGTCATGTTCGATGAGGCTGGAGCCGATGCCTGGGCCCAGCGCGTGGATTCCCTGCTGCTGGACGAACGCGTGGAGCCTTCGCGTCCCAAAGGCAACCCGGCGATGCTGATGCTTGCCGACCATGAACGGTCGCTGGCGCAGATGGTGGCCCGCGGGATGCGTAATAAGGAAATCGCTGCCACCCTCTACGTGTCCGTCCGGACCGTCGAAGTGCGCCTTACTGCCATCTACCGCAAGCTCGGCGTGGAGTCACGCGCTCAACTCACCGCCCTTGCTGCCAGCAAGGACAGTACGGCCCGCGAACCGTACGTACTGCCCGTACTTTAG
- a CDS encoding DegT/DnrJ/EryC1/StrS family aminotransferase has translation MSTDAVLSRINVMKPWLGEEEARALAEVVASGWVAQGPKVKEFEAAFAAAQGVRHAVATSNCTTALHLALVVAGIGPGDDVVVPSLSFIATANAVTYVGARPVFCDVDPATGNVTAETIHAALTLDTRAVIVVDQGGVPLDMDPIRELCDRHEITVVEDAACAVGSTYKDRPVGARADVAVWSFHPRKILTTGEGGMLTTNRADWAARARTLREHSMSVSATDRHGSLLAMPEVYLEVGFNYRMTDLQAAVGIVQLGRLPEVVQRRRDIAARYVAGLAGLRGLRLVSDPPYGTSNFQSLWLEVLPGFGTTREGLLARLAEAGISARRGIMAAHRQPAYRKRDTGNSLLPNTERLNDRTLILPVFHELDDASLSRIICAIRDTATGGAT, from the coding sequence ATGAGCACGGATGCGGTCCTTTCCCGGATCAATGTCATGAAGCCCTGGCTTGGGGAAGAAGAAGCCAGGGCCCTGGCGGAAGTGGTTGCCTCCGGCTGGGTGGCCCAGGGACCGAAGGTTAAGGAGTTCGAAGCAGCGTTCGCCGCCGCGCAGGGGGTTCGGCACGCCGTCGCAACCTCCAACTGCACTACTGCCCTGCACCTGGCGCTGGTGGTGGCGGGCATCGGCCCGGGCGACGACGTAGTGGTGCCGTCGCTGTCCTTTATCGCGACGGCGAACGCTGTCACCTATGTCGGGGCCCGCCCCGTGTTCTGCGACGTCGATCCGGCAACAGGCAACGTGACCGCGGAAACCATCCACGCGGCCCTGACCCTTGATACCCGGGCTGTGATCGTGGTGGACCAGGGCGGCGTACCCCTGGACATGGACCCGATCCGCGAACTCTGTGACCGCCATGAGATTACCGTCGTCGAAGATGCTGCCTGCGCTGTTGGCTCCACCTACAAGGACCGGCCGGTGGGTGCCAGAGCGGACGTGGCGGTGTGGTCCTTCCATCCCCGCAAGATCCTCACCACCGGCGAAGGCGGAATGCTCACCACCAACCGGGCCGATTGGGCAGCCCGGGCCAGGACTCTCCGGGAGCACTCCATGAGCGTGTCCGCCACGGACCGGCACGGCTCCCTGCTGGCAATGCCGGAGGTCTACCTTGAGGTGGGGTTCAACTACCGGATGACGGACCTGCAGGCCGCCGTCGGAATTGTGCAACTGGGGCGGCTGCCCGAGGTGGTACAACGTCGCCGGGACATTGCGGCGCGGTATGTCGCCGGACTCGCTGGCCTGCGGGGGCTGCGGCTGGTGTCCGACCCGCCCTACGGGACCAGCAACTTCCAGTCGCTGTGGCTGGAGGTCTTGCCCGGTTTCGGCACAACGCGTGAAGGCCTGTTGGCACGCCTCGCGGAAGCGGGCATCTCCGCCCGCAGGGGCATCATGGCGGCACACCGGCAGCCGGCGTACCGCAAGCGGGACACCGGCAATTCATTGCTGCCTAACACCGAACGGCTCAACGACAGGACGCTGATCCTTCCGGTCTTCCACGAACTCGACGATGCAAGCCTCAGCCGGATCATCTGCGCCATCCGCGATACCGCCACAGGGGGGGCGACATGA
- a CDS encoding DegT/DnrJ/EryC1/StrS family aminotransferase: protein MSAEVEVRADSTVPLVDLAAQQADVHEQVMAELAEVFKGASFIGGPAVAHFEAAYASFVGTRHCIGVANGTDALELALRAGGVTPGGEVILPANTFIATAEAVSRIGAVPVPVDVDPEYLLMDPSAVAAAVTSRTQAIVPVHLFGQTAFVERLVPIADACGAVIIEDAAQSQGARRFGRAAGTLGLAAGTSFYPGKNLGAAGDAGAVLTDDPRVAARVRMLGAHGSSEKYRHDAIGINSRLDTVQAVVLKAKLERLASWNLLRRAAAERYSELLADVPGVVVPREAPGNVDVWHLYVVRVPQRDVVLAALHSAGIQAGIHYPVPVHLSGAYGSDGSLPGSFPVAEEAAGQILSLPLYPHITAGQQERVVEALRDALEAS, encoded by the coding sequence GTGAGTGCGGAAGTTGAAGTCCGGGCTGATTCAACGGTGCCGTTGGTGGACCTGGCGGCGCAGCAGGCGGATGTCCACGAGCAGGTCATGGCGGAACTGGCCGAGGTGTTTAAAGGGGCGTCCTTCATAGGTGGTCCGGCTGTGGCCCACTTCGAAGCTGCCTACGCTTCGTTCGTCGGAACCAGGCATTGCATTGGTGTGGCCAACGGTACCGATGCGCTGGAGCTGGCCCTGCGGGCAGGCGGTGTCACACCTGGGGGTGAGGTCATTCTTCCCGCCAACACCTTCATTGCTACGGCCGAGGCCGTAAGCCGGATCGGGGCGGTACCAGTTCCGGTGGATGTGGACCCGGAATACCTACTGATGGATCCCTCTGCCGTCGCCGCGGCCGTGACGTCCCGGACCCAGGCTATTGTCCCGGTTCACCTCTTCGGGCAGACGGCGTTCGTAGAGCGGTTGGTCCCTATCGCTGATGCTTGCGGGGCTGTGATTATCGAAGACGCTGCCCAGTCGCAGGGGGCAAGGCGCTTTGGCCGTGCTGCCGGCACGCTGGGCCTTGCTGCCGGCACCAGTTTCTATCCGGGGAAAAACCTTGGTGCGGCCGGTGATGCTGGTGCGGTGCTGACAGATGACCCGCGCGTTGCCGCCCGGGTGCGGATGTTGGGTGCCCATGGCAGCTCGGAGAAGTACCGCCACGATGCTATTGGCATAAACTCACGGCTCGACACCGTTCAAGCGGTGGTGCTCAAGGCCAAACTGGAGCGGTTAGCGTCCTGGAACCTCCTGCGGCGGGCGGCGGCTGAACGATATTCGGAGCTGCTCGCTGATGTTCCCGGTGTTGTTGTCCCTCGCGAGGCGCCCGGAAATGTCGATGTTTGGCACTTGTACGTGGTGCGGGTACCCCAGCGAGATGTTGTTCTAGCTGCTCTTCACTCGGCGGGGATCCAGGCCGGGATCCACTATCCGGTTCCGGTGCATCTCAGTGGGGCCTACGGTTCCGACGGCTCGCTGCCGGGATCCTTCCCTGTTGCAGAGGAAGCCGCCGGACAGATACTGTCCCTGCCCCTTTACCCGCACATCACCGCCGGGCAACAGGAGCGGGTTGTGGAGGCGCTGCGCGACGCCTTGGAGGCATCGTGA
- a CDS encoding sugar transferase, protein MAETPVARSRRPALGWPVAPAAAQRLSTAPLAAAETAGTRFLLPPTGTPAPVIPGRPAARTPATAPQAPFVPLRKAAASWLARHINFLRTTDSLLVLAAVFAGYQLSSVVVASESPGDGGTLATAAAVALLWPSALEIYRTRDAKVLGVGADEYKRVASASLRIFGLLAIAAVVFSVHGAAAFVTVSLPLGLVSLTANRWFFRRRLTAEKAKGRHLSRAVVVGDPEDVRYVVQQIARKSGPVYNILGVCLPGARRGTGFRVDSTLVPVLSSTDDIARAVRLAEADSVIVAGPLPGGNRFIRELGWKLEECSAEMVLAATLTNVAGPRIHWRPVEGLPLMHVDIPQYSGAKHVLKRVMDVAMALAALLVLSPLLLVLSLIVHLDGPGPVFFRQDRIGRGGSVFGMLKFRSMVVDAEARLAELNGQNQGAGVLFKMRDDPRVTRCGRWMRKYSLDELPQLWNVVLGHMSMVGPRPPLDREVSAYERHTHRRLLIKPGITGLWQINGRSDLSWDEAVRLDLYYVENWSIAGDLLILWRTFRAVIKPSGAY, encoded by the coding sequence ATGGCAGAAACACCAGTGGCCAGATCCCGTCGCCCCGCCTTGGGCTGGCCCGTTGCGCCCGCTGCTGCACAGCGGTTGTCAACAGCGCCGTTGGCGGCGGCGGAAACCGCAGGAACCCGGTTCCTGCTGCCGCCAACGGGCACTCCAGCACCTGTAATCCCGGGAAGGCCAGCAGCCCGAACACCAGCCACTGCACCGCAGGCACCCTTCGTTCCCCTGCGCAAGGCGGCGGCCTCATGGCTCGCCAGGCACATCAACTTCCTCCGCACCACCGACTCGCTCCTGGTCCTGGCAGCCGTGTTTGCCGGCTACCAGCTCTCCAGTGTCGTTGTGGCGTCCGAGAGTCCCGGCGATGGTGGCACCCTGGCCACGGCTGCCGCCGTCGCCCTTTTGTGGCCCTCCGCCTTGGAGATCTACCGCACCCGCGACGCGAAGGTGCTGGGGGTGGGCGCCGACGAATACAAGCGCGTGGCATCAGCAAGCCTGCGGATCTTCGGGCTGCTGGCTATCGCCGCAGTTGTTTTCTCCGTCCACGGCGCCGCGGCCTTCGTCACAGTGTCCCTGCCGCTGGGACTGGTATCCCTCACAGCCAACCGCTGGTTCTTCCGACGGCGGCTCACAGCCGAAAAGGCAAAGGGACGCCACCTCTCACGGGCAGTGGTTGTGGGTGACCCGGAAGACGTCCGGTATGTCGTCCAGCAGATAGCGCGGAAGTCCGGGCCTGTCTACAACATCCTCGGTGTCTGCCTCCCCGGAGCACGCCGCGGCACCGGCTTCCGCGTGGACAGCACCCTGGTGCCAGTCCTGTCCTCCACGGACGACATCGCCCGGGCCGTCCGCCTGGCGGAAGCCGACTCGGTGATTGTGGCCGGACCACTTCCCGGGGGCAACCGGTTCATCCGGGAACTCGGCTGGAAGCTCGAAGAGTGCTCCGCCGAGATGGTCCTGGCGGCAACGCTGACCAACGTGGCCGGACCGCGCATCCACTGGCGGCCGGTGGAGGGCCTGCCCCTGATGCACGTGGACATCCCGCAGTACAGCGGCGCCAAGCATGTCCTGAAGCGGGTCATGGATGTGGCAATGGCCCTGGCCGCCCTCCTGGTGCTGTCCCCGCTGCTCCTGGTGCTTTCCCTGATAGTGCACCTGGACGGCCCCGGCCCGGTGTTCTTCCGTCAGGACAGAATCGGCAGGGGCGGAAGTGTTTTCGGAATGCTCAAGTTCCGGTCCATGGTGGTGGACGCCGAAGCCCGCCTGGCGGAGCTGAACGGGCAGAACCAGGGCGCGGGCGTCCTCTTCAAGATGCGCGACGATCCGCGGGTGACGCGATGCGGGCGCTGGATGCGCAAATACTCGCTCGACGAACTCCCGCAACTCTGGAACGTGGTGCTTGGCCACATGAGCATGGTGGGTCCGCGGCCTCCACTGGACCGCGAAGTGAGCGCCTACGAGCGGCACACCCACCGCCGTCTGCTGATCAAACCCGGAATCACTGGACTGTGGCAGATCAACGGCCGCTCCGACCTCTCTTGGGATGAAGCCGTCCGGCTGGATCTCTACTACGTCGAAAACTGGTCAATCGCCGGCGACCTGCTGATCCTGTGGCGGACCTTCCGCGCAGTCATCAAGCCGTCCGGCGCCTACTAA
- a CDS encoding NAD-dependent epimerase/dehydratase family protein, giving the protein MSRLQGANVLVTGGAGTIGSTLVDALLEAGVERVEVLDNLVRGRLDNLDGALASGQVELVYGDIGDRDLVHDLTRGKDLVFHQAAIRITQCAEEPRLALEVMVDGTFNILEAAAEHKVDKLVAASSASVYGMAEEFPTRESHHHANNDTFYGAAKSFNEGMARSFHAMTGLDFVMLRYFNVYGPRMDVHGLYTEVLVRWMERIMDGRPPLIFGDGLQTMDFVYTADVARANVLAAASDVTNGIYNIASGTETSLLEMAEALLRVMGSDLVVEHGQARQVNGVVRRLADISAAARDLGFKAEADLEAGLRELVAWWKPLRDEIAATRKVGAK; this is encoded by the coding sequence GTGAGCCGGCTGCAGGGGGCCAACGTCCTGGTAACCGGAGGAGCGGGAACCATCGGTTCCACATTGGTGGACGCGCTGCTCGAAGCGGGCGTTGAACGCGTGGAGGTCCTGGACAACCTGGTCCGCGGCCGCCTGGACAACCTGGACGGAGCCTTGGCCAGCGGGCAGGTGGAGCTGGTGTACGGAGACATCGGGGACCGTGACCTGGTCCATGACCTGACCAGGGGCAAGGATCTGGTGTTCCACCAGGCGGCCATCCGGATCACCCAGTGCGCTGAGGAACCGCGACTGGCGCTGGAGGTCATGGTGGACGGAACCTTCAACATCCTCGAAGCCGCCGCCGAGCACAAGGTGGACAAGCTGGTAGCTGCGTCCAGCGCCTCGGTGTACGGCATGGCGGAGGAATTTCCCACCCGCGAAAGCCATCACCACGCCAATAACGATACCTTTTATGGGGCCGCGAAATCCTTCAACGAAGGAATGGCCCGCAGCTTCCACGCAATGACCGGCCTGGATTTCGTGATGCTCCGCTACTTCAACGTCTATGGCCCGCGGATGGATGTCCACGGGCTGTACACCGAAGTCCTGGTGCGCTGGATGGAGAGGATCATGGACGGCCGGCCCCCGCTGATTTTCGGGGACGGGCTGCAGACGATGGACTTCGTTTATACGGCCGACGTGGCGCGGGCGAATGTCCTCGCAGCCGCCAGCGACGTCACGAACGGAATCTACAACATCGCCAGCGGAACCGAGACCAGCCTGCTGGAGATGGCGGAGGCGCTGCTGCGGGTCATGGGTTCGGATTTGGTGGTTGAGCACGGGCAGGCGCGGCAGGTCAACGGCGTGGTCCGCCGCCTTGCGGACATCTCCGCGGCTGCCCGTGATCTGGGGTTCAAGGCGGAAGCCGACCTCGAGGCAGGACTGCGGGAGCTCGTCGCCTGGTGGAAGCCGCTCAGGGACGAGATCGCGGCGACAAGGAAGGTCGGTGCCAAATGA
- the rpsR gene encoding 30S ribosomal protein S18, which translates to MAKAELRKPKPKSNPLKAADITVIDYKDVALLRKFISDRGKIRARRVTGVTVQEQRKIAQAIKNAREVALLPYSGAGRG; encoded by the coding sequence ATGGCTAAGGCTGAACTCCGTAAGCCCAAACCAAAGTCCAACCCCTTGAAGGCCGCTGACATCACTGTCATCGACTACAAGGACGTAGCATTGCTGCGCAAGTTCATCTCCGACCGCGGCAAGATCCGCGCCCGTCGCGTCACTGGCGTCACGGTGCAGGAACAGCGCAAGATCGCACAGGCAATCAAGAACGCCCGCGAAGTTGCCCTGCTGCCTTACTCCGGCGCTGGCCGCGGCTAA